A stretch of the Archangium violaceum genome encodes the following:
- a CDS encoding cytochrome-c peroxidase: MRSISLLVLSSVLLSACGSDELVTVPKSFPAMRVPADNALTRERVDLGRRLFFDRRLSRTGEVSCSSCHEQKHAFADPRRVSEGIEGRQGTRNAPPLFNLAWNKSFFWDGGAPTLEHQVIGPIVNPLEMDMRMEDVVGRLEADASYVRQFEAAFDQKPGPEGVTKALASFMRTMVSGESRYDRFKEGETSALSESEKRGMDLFFSERAECFHCHVGFNLTNNGFHNNGTRPDDPDLGREHITEKESDRGKFKVPSLRNVAVTAPYMHDGSLETLEDVVEHYAKGGQGHPNTDPTIHPLELSAQEKADLVAFLRSLTDEAFLEDPRFQPGR; encoded by the coding sequence ATGCGCTCCATCTCCCTCCTCGTTCTCTCGTCCGTGCTGCTCTCCGCCTGCGGCTCCGACGAGCTCGTCACCGTTCCCAAGAGCTTCCCCGCGATGCGAGTGCCGGCGGACAACGCGCTGACCCGCGAACGCGTCGACCTGGGAAGGCGGCTCTTCTTCGACCGGCGGCTCTCTCGCACCGGCGAGGTCTCCTGCTCGAGCTGTCATGAGCAGAAGCACGCGTTCGCCGACCCCCGGCGCGTGAGCGAAGGCATCGAGGGCAGACAGGGCACCCGGAACGCGCCGCCCCTGTTCAACCTCGCCTGGAACAAGTCGTTCTTCTGGGACGGCGGCGCGCCCACGCTCGAGCACCAGGTCATCGGACCCATCGTCAATCCGCTCGAGATGGACATGCGGATGGAGGACGTGGTCGGCCGGCTGGAGGCCGACGCCTCCTACGTGCGCCAGTTCGAGGCCGCCTTCGACCAGAAGCCCGGCCCCGAGGGGGTGACGAAGGCGCTCGCGTCCTTCATGCGCACGATGGTCAGCGGAGAGAGCCGTTACGACCGCTTCAAGGAGGGGGAGACGTCGGCGCTGTCGGAGTCGGAGAAGCGCGGCATGGACCTCTTCTTCTCCGAGCGGGCCGAGTGCTTCCACTGCCACGTCGGCTTCAACCTCACCAACAATGGCTTCCACAACAACGGGACGCGCCCCGACGACCCGGACCTCGGGCGCGAACACATCACGGAGAAGGAGTCCGACCGTGGCAAGTTCAAGGTCCCGAGCCTGCGCAACGTCGCCGTCACCGCGCCGTACATGCATGACGGCTCGCTCGAGACGCTGGAGGACGTGGTCGAGCACTACGCGAAGGGGGGGCAGGGACATCCCAACACCGACCCGACCATCCACCCGCTCGAGCTGAGCGCTCAGGAGAAGGCGGACCTGGTGGCGTTCCTCCGCTCGCTCACCGACGAGGCGTTCCTCGAGGACCCTCGCTTCCAACCCGGCCGGTGA
- a CDS encoding glutathione S-transferase family protein, with protein MLKLHHLVNSRSQRILWLLEELGLDYELVVYPRDPKTGFAPPEIKAIHPLGKFPLLEDNGRAFVESGAIIDYLVRRHGQGRLAPAPDSAEYDDYVHWLHYAEGSAMLPLVLNLYVGRTGEAGAPFMPRISGEVKNHFGYISGALRERDYLVGNTFSAADIQMSFVLEAARLTGAQEVLQSLPNLGTYLERLQARPAHQRALQRGRLGDTGGQDKR; from the coding sequence GTGCTCAAGCTGCACCACCTCGTGAACTCCCGTTCGCAGCGCATCCTCTGGCTCCTGGAGGAGTTGGGGCTCGACTACGAGCTCGTCGTCTACCCGCGCGACCCGAAGACGGGCTTCGCGCCTCCCGAGATCAAGGCCATCCATCCGCTCGGCAAGTTCCCCCTGCTCGAGGACAACGGACGGGCATTCGTCGAGTCCGGTGCCATCATCGACTACCTGGTGCGCCGCCATGGTCAGGGCCGGCTCGCGCCCGCGCCGGACTCGGCCGAGTACGACGACTACGTGCATTGGCTGCACTACGCCGAGGGCTCGGCCATGCTGCCCCTCGTGCTCAACCTGTACGTGGGACGTACGGGCGAGGCGGGCGCGCCATTCATGCCTCGCATCTCCGGCGAGGTGAAGAACCACTTCGGCTACATCTCGGGAGCGCTCCGGGAGCGGGACTACCTGGTGGGCAACACCTTCAGCGCCGCCGACATCCAGATGAGCTTCGTGTTGGAAGCGGCGCGGCTCACGGGCGCCCAGGAAGTCCTTCAATCCCTTCCCAACCTCGGCACCTATCTCGAGCGGTTGCAGGCACGCCCCGCCCATCAGCGCGCCCTTCAGCGTGGCAGGCTCGGCGACACGGGCGGCCAGGACAAGCGCTAA
- a CDS encoding zinc-dependent metalloprotease: protein MFKKAAVLVVSCGAVLAGCGTDPQAENQEIISNLIEAGFPADDIMVFEDAVYVGRDAHVTLEASREMLQHGHDSAEQYRTTNLVGTSVTKICINPTSTFNSYTRLSQGLDQAIANYNSLGLRITMARGPTTGCTANITAQTMSGTGGSAGFPSGGKPYGTINIGTGLNSYSLDVNEHVITHELGHAIGFRHSDYYNRSISCGGTATNEGTSGVGAVLIPGTPSTATVGGSIMNSCFRSTETGEWTSSDRTALNYLY, encoded by the coding sequence ATGTTCAAGAAAGCGGCAGTCCTCGTGGTGAGCTGTGGCGCGGTGCTGGCTGGCTGCGGTACCGACCCCCAGGCCGAGAACCAGGAGATCATCTCCAACCTGATCGAGGCCGGCTTCCCGGCCGACGACATCATGGTCTTCGAGGATGCCGTGTACGTGGGCCGCGACGCTCACGTGACCCTCGAGGCGTCCCGCGAGATGCTCCAGCACGGCCATGACAGCGCGGAGCAGTACCGGACGACCAATCTCGTCGGCACCAGCGTGACGAAGATCTGCATCAACCCCACCTCCACGTTCAACAGCTACACCCGGCTCAGCCAGGGCCTGGATCAGGCAATTGCCAACTACAACAGCCTGGGGCTCCGCATTACCATGGCGCGCGGCCCGACCACCGGCTGCACCGCGAACATCACCGCGCAGACCATGTCCGGCACCGGCGGCTCCGCTGGCTTCCCCTCGGGCGGCAAGCCCTACGGGACCATCAACATCGGCACCGGGCTGAACAGCTACAGCCTTGATGTGAACGAGCACGTCATCACCCACGAGCTTGGCCACGCGATCGGCTTCCGCCACTCGGACTACTACAACCGGTCCATCAGCTGCGGCGGCACCGCCACCAATGAGGGAACCTCTGGCGTGGGCGCCGTCCTCATCCCCGGCACGCCGAGCACGGCCACGGTGGGCGGGTCGATCATGAACTCCTGCTTCCGGTCGACCGAGACCGGCGAGTGGACCAGCTCTGACAGGACCGCGCTGAACTACCTGTACTGA
- a CDS encoding immunity 52 family protein, with product MSDVYYAAAYWGGRRESAEECAQRAATFFSLLSGCHSDYGRWYEKASSRKKALQLQFEPTRETFVRFFSEKKYQSGGDGFSFDAWTGHPGNQGGMVLLGCGEGGERVTNLAQLYFPSEPPGSDRLVRLPVLSGVVRAMVSAWEPDWAVVTPRGFREQVSKTELPGTFIGWLTYYSGQWGEVPTLPEPVQIEPVGDKGTLVVLTPERLEAANANHLALGRRVQQVLAEAGLLKRVGERVRAAVTDSPTGPAST from the coding sequence ATGAGTGATGTCTACTATGCCGCTGCGTATTGGGGCGGCCGCCGGGAGTCGGCGGAGGAGTGTGCACAACGCGCGGCGACCTTCTTCAGTCTGTTGTCGGGGTGTCACTCCGACTACGGCCGCTGGTATGAGAAGGCAAGCTCACGCAAGAAGGCGCTCCAGCTCCAGTTCGAGCCCACGCGCGAGACGTTCGTGCGCTTCTTCAGCGAGAAGAAGTACCAATCTGGGGGTGACGGCTTCAGCTTCGATGCCTGGACGGGCCACCCTGGGAACCAGGGCGGGATGGTTCTGCTTGGGTGCGGCGAGGGCGGCGAGAGGGTTACGAATCTTGCTCAGCTCTACTTTCCCTCTGAGCCACCGGGCAGCGACCGGCTCGTCCGGCTTCCTGTGCTCTCTGGAGTGGTGAGGGCCATGGTGTCGGCCTGGGAGCCGGACTGGGCAGTCGTTACTCCTCGGGGTTTCCGAGAGCAGGTCTCTAAGACGGAGCTTCCCGGCACTTTCATAGGTTGGCTGACATATTACTCGGGACAGTGGGGGGAGGTGCCAACCTTGCCGGAGCCAGTACAGATCGAGCCCGTGGGGGACAAAGGCACGCTCGTCGTTCTCACTCCTGAACGTTTGGAAGCGGCGAATGCCAATCACCTGGCGCTCGGCCGCCGTGTTCAGCAGGTGCTTGCTGAGGCAGGATTGCTCAAGCGGGTGGGTGAGCGGGTCCGAGCGGCGGTTACAGACAGTCCGACGGGACCAGCAAGCACCTGA
- a CDS encoding DUF3089 domain-containing protein, with translation MRGLPTVPGMRNSFRRVLVATLSACTLLGVLLVMNFASIFLWSITPRKPFREARPPAPPDYTQPSAWSALPELQDLADTVLPSSPGLEQSLAPVDVFYIHPTTYVGGEWNGPIDDVPLNTATDRVATLIQASAFNACCAIYAPRYRQANLTAFTHQSEEGRAAVDLAYQDVAAAFRSWRETYNHGRPFILVAHSQGTVHARRLLRELVSGTPLRHQLVAAYLIGIPMSESALRRGLPDIPFCASPVQTGCLIDATPPRVMPGLTGAQCKEGRLEVLVGGGLPRDLMSRLLDHALGRGNHHPVEFQLFYMNIRRNASERVAAFLLTGATPNTRGDP, from the coding sequence TTGCGCGGCCTCCCTACCGTCCCGGGGATGCGGAACAGCTTCCGGCGCGTCCTCGTCGCCACGCTCTCGGCGTGCACCCTCTTGGGGGTGCTGCTGGTGATGAACTTCGCGTCCATCTTCCTGTGGTCGATCACCCCCAGGAAGCCCTTCCGCGAGGCACGTCCCCCCGCGCCTCCCGACTACACCCAGCCCTCCGCCTGGAGCGCTCTTCCCGAGCTCCAGGACCTCGCGGACACGGTGCTCCCGTCGAGCCCGGGCCTCGAGCAATCCCTGGCGCCCGTGGATGTCTTCTACATCCATCCCACCACGTATGTCGGTGGCGAGTGGAATGGCCCTATTGATGATGTCCCGCTCAACACGGCGACCGACCGGGTGGCGACACTCATTCAAGCAAGCGCCTTCAACGCCTGTTGCGCCATCTACGCGCCTCGCTACCGGCAGGCGAACCTGACCGCCTTCACCCATCAGAGCGAGGAGGGGAGGGCGGCGGTGGACCTCGCCTACCAGGACGTCGCCGCGGCGTTCCGCTCCTGGCGGGAGACATACAATCACGGACGGCCCTTCATCCTCGTGGCACATAGTCAGGGAACCGTGCATGCCAGACGCCTGCTCCGTGAGCTCGTGAGCGGGACGCCCCTGCGACACCAGCTCGTCGCCGCGTATCTCATTGGGATTCCGATGTCGGAAAGCGCGCTCCGGCGGGGCCTTCCCGACATTCCCTTCTGCGCGTCCCCCGTGCAGACCGGATGTCTCATCGATGCAACCCCACCCCGGGTGATGCCAGGCCTCACCGGAGCGCAATGCAAGGAGGGGAGGCTGGAGGTCCTCGTCGGCGGAGGGCTGCCGCGGGACCTCATGAGCCGGCTGCTCGATCACGCGCTGGGCAGGGGCAACCACCATCCCGTGGAGTTCCAGCTCTTCTACATGAACATCCGCCGCAATGCGTCCGAGCGGGTGGCGGCGTTCCTGCTCACGGGCGCCACCCCGAACACACGCGGTGACCCCTAG
- a CDS encoding trypsin-like serine peptidase, whose amino-acid sequence MSSLWQCGPTLDFTPINSYQGEFADVIQDREDAVVLIDGRCTGTLIEASAGPVVVTAGHCVGLGDRSLLVFNFEDEPDGDPLVTEGTVIEQSLEPDYALIQLDVLPEVTPVLLSTRASERLAIIQHPRGRPKVIAEGSFLDSCSQLVYYTDLDTLVGSSGAGVLNRQGHLMGIHTDGDCDEKGHGANRGWTVEAIVEASPYLRSADIVER is encoded by the coding sequence GTGAGCAGCCTCTGGCAGTGCGGTCCGACCCTCGACTTCACCCCCATCAACAGCTACCAGGGCGAGTTCGCCGACGTCATCCAGGACAGGGAAGACGCGGTCGTGCTGATCGACGGACGCTGCACCGGAACGCTGATCGAAGCGAGCGCGGGGCCGGTGGTGGTGACCGCGGGACACTGTGTCGGGCTCGGGGACCGGTCGCTGCTGGTCTTCAACTTCGAGGACGAGCCCGACGGCGACCCGCTGGTGACCGAGGGCACCGTCATCGAGCAGTCGCTCGAACCCGACTACGCGCTCATCCAGCTCGACGTGCTTCCCGAGGTCACGCCGGTCTTGCTGTCGACCCGGGCCAGCGAGCGGTTGGCGATCATCCAGCATCCCCGGGGCCGGCCCAAGGTCATCGCCGAAGGCAGCTTCCTGGACTCATGTAGCCAGCTTGTCTACTACACGGACCTGGACACACTGGTCGGGAGCTCCGGCGCGGGCGTGCTCAACCGTCAGGGACACCTGATGGGCATCCACACCGACGGCGATTGCGACGAAAAGGGCCACGGCGCCAACAGGGGCTGGACCGTGGAAGCGATTGTCGAGGCGTCCCCGTACCTGCGGAGCGCAGACATCGTCGAACGCTGA
- a CDS encoding SDR family oxidoreductase: METVHVQVAETRKAPQPLPPPGEPRDVAAAVTFLASEEAASLTGATLLVDGGMALGGQGRGGVSNRSCCSTARRWAACSRSGWRTDTCR; the protein is encoded by the coding sequence GTGGAGACCGTTCACGTGCAGGTCGCCGAGACCAGGAAGGCCCCGCAGCCGCTCCCGCCCCCGGGGGAACCCCGGGATGTGGCCGCCGCGGTGACCTTCCTGGCGTCGGAAGAGGCGGCCTCCCTCACGGGCGCCACGCTCCTCGTCGACGGGGGCATGGCGCTCGGAGGGCAGGGACGCGGGGGCGTCAGTAACAGAAGCTGTTGCAGTACGGCGCGCCGTTGGGCTGCGTGCAGCAGATCTGGCTGGAGGACGGACACGTGCCGTTGA
- a CDS encoding MbnP family protein, with translation MLASSLLLACGERVEAPEACLSSPSVDASAPITRFGVHFRAGSAPLRMGTELSSANGATFKTSKARMYLSQVALLGEGGERVSAELVDEQGNRLPYGVTLVDLENPDSLNVYVQAPAGNYRGMAVSVGVPEDCASGEGLNHADASAMEAPLDVDSDMYWSWNSGYVFLKFEGQVKDAGGWEGFFYHVGDDERFASLELDAPFSIPPEGGSGPELIADFNQLLVSPTGASRPDITDPDERGVHGGALADSLAENIRGSRFLRLAQEHE, from the coding sequence ATGCTCGCGTCCTCGCTCCTCCTCGCGTGCGGAGAGCGTGTCGAGGCTCCGGAGGCGTGCCTGTCTTCCCCCTCGGTCGACGCCTCGGCGCCGATCACCCGCTTCGGTGTCCACTTCAGGGCTGGTTCGGCTCCGCTGCGCATGGGGACGGAGCTGTCGTCGGCCAACGGGGCCACGTTCAAGACCTCCAAGGCGCGTATGTACCTCTCCCAGGTCGCGCTGTTGGGCGAGGGGGGCGAGCGCGTCTCCGCGGAGTTGGTCGACGAACAGGGCAACCGGCTGCCCTACGGCGTCACCCTGGTGGATCTCGAGAACCCCGACTCCCTCAACGTCTACGTCCAGGCGCCCGCGGGCAACTACCGAGGAATGGCGGTCTCGGTCGGCGTCCCGGAGGACTGCGCGTCGGGCGAGGGTCTCAATCACGCGGATGCGTCGGCGATGGAGGCTCCGCTCGACGTCGATTCGGACATGTATTGGAGCTGGAACTCCGGCTACGTGTTCCTCAAGTTCGAGGGGCAGGTGAAGGATGCCGGCGGCTGGGAGGGCTTCTTCTACCACGTGGGCGATGACGAGCGCTTCGCCTCGCTCGAGCTCGACGCGCCGTTCTCCATCCCGCCCGAGGGCGGCTCCGGTCCCGAGCTCATCGCGGACTTCAACCAACTCCTCGTGTCGCCCACCGGCGCGTCCAGGCCCGACATCACCGACCCGGACGAGCGGGGTGTCCACGGCGGCGCCCTGGCGGACTCACTCGCCGAGAACATCCGCGGCTCCCGGTTCCTCCGTCTCGCCCAGGAGCACGAGTAG
- a CDS encoding Tox-REase-5 domain-containing protein, which yields MAKEYRSPGVGEGGGTQLEARRLSRRPPRWAPTALALLVAVLLAACATGYPMGGTPTGGARHRGHSRWVSPGAEEQGGRGRGAAGERPYAPGEGLEAAAADAEASEGAEVEVCAAVGDGAAGWPRGSARRASKGDEQEELEGTGVGWPDGVGDGRPFEVPMSLDYFQGFLVHAGVPITAVPGDGSTLSPQQALELVPHLLSTPVTLGNFGPRRVAAHLLLEAATGGAPVSRDELHVRMRRFSNVLVLRPDGYLARPTTGVAVQKAGAVALARDGTLRAGGLEVGPFYAIDGGYLFPVNEKLEVPKGARPVGIYEPDDNSGLAVAEGAVLAVVDMVEGLYRLVFYTGDTLEGLAQLPGAVRQLYEDSPRLWEEFRHKPHAEKVRTVSRLATGMVLTVGTSGAGAAKAASWGGKLGRMTVPLLSLSGDGLLAVRLVVVPVGGVVAVAGNALSATYVLHMANTGAQGAGGGGGWPPIGGPGQWVEDTSSMSEQARAYQAQVTGAPRRWAYKVCHDGDCVEYDGYDPKAGVLLEAKARGYDQWFLPNLGPKFTFQGLDALRKQAQKQYKLAKGMRVRWHVAEPRMVTVFKKLFIEWNVAEIEVVYTVPLD from the coding sequence ATGGCGAAGGAGTACCGGAGTCCTGGGGTGGGGGAGGGCGGCGGTACGCAGCTCGAGGCTCGGCGGCTCTCGCGGCGCCCACCGCGGTGGGCGCCGACCGCGCTGGCGCTCCTGGTCGCTGTCCTGCTGGCGGCATGTGCCACGGGCTACCCCATGGGCGGAACGCCGACAGGAGGCGCGCGCCACCGGGGACATTCTCGGTGGGTGAGCCCCGGCGCGGAGGAGCAAGGCGGCAGGGGCCGGGGGGCGGCCGGAGAGAGGCCGTATGCTCCCGGCGAGGGCCTGGAGGCCGCTGCCGCCGACGCGGAGGCCAGTGAAGGCGCCGAGGTGGAGGTCTGCGCGGCAGTGGGTGACGGAGCGGCAGGCTGGCCCCGAGGGTCGGCGCGCCGCGCGAGCAAGGGGGACGAGCAGGAGGAACTGGAGGGCACGGGTGTGGGGTGGCCGGATGGGGTGGGCGACGGTCGGCCCTTCGAGGTGCCTATGTCCCTCGACTACTTCCAGGGCTTCCTCGTGCACGCCGGGGTGCCCATCACCGCGGTGCCCGGAGACGGGAGCACGTTGTCGCCCCAACAAGCGTTGGAGCTGGTGCCGCACCTGCTTTCCACGCCGGTGACACTGGGCAACTTCGGCCCGCGACGCGTGGCGGCGCACCTGCTCCTGGAGGCCGCCACGGGTGGAGCTCCGGTGTCCCGCGACGAGCTGCACGTGCGGATGCGGCGCTTCTCGAACGTGCTCGTGCTGCGCCCGGACGGATACCTGGCGAGGCCCACCACGGGCGTTGCGGTCCAGAAGGCGGGCGCGGTGGCACTGGCCAGGGACGGGACGCTGCGAGCCGGCGGCTTGGAGGTGGGCCCGTTCTACGCGATCGACGGCGGGTATCTCTTTCCCGTGAACGAAAAGCTCGAGGTGCCGAAGGGGGCCCGTCCGGTGGGCATCTACGAGCCGGACGACAACTCCGGGCTCGCGGTGGCCGAGGGCGCGGTGCTGGCGGTGGTGGATATGGTGGAGGGCCTCTACCGGCTCGTCTTCTACACGGGGGATACGCTGGAGGGACTGGCGCAGCTCCCAGGCGCCGTGCGGCAGCTCTACGAAGATTCGCCGCGGCTGTGGGAGGAGTTCCGCCACAAACCTCATGCGGAGAAGGTGCGTACCGTCTCCCGGCTGGCGACCGGCATGGTCCTGACGGTGGGCACCTCGGGGGCGGGGGCCGCGAAGGCGGCATCGTGGGGTGGGAAGCTCGGTCGCATGACGGTGCCTCTGCTGTCGCTCTCGGGAGACGGACTCCTGGCGGTGCGCCTGGTGGTGGTGCCAGTGGGTGGTGTCGTCGCAGTGGCGGGCAACGCGCTGAGTGCCACCTACGTCCTGCACATGGCCAACACGGGCGCCCAGGGCGCGGGGGGCGGTGGTGGGTGGCCTCCGATAGGCGGACCCGGGCAGTGGGTGGAGGACACCTCCAGCATGTCCGAGCAGGCCCGGGCCTATCAGGCCCAGGTGACAGGTGCGCCGAGGCGGTGGGCCTACAAGGTCTGCCATGATGGCGATTGTGTGGAGTATGATGGATACGATCCAAAGGCGGGGGTTCTGCTCGAAGCCAAGGCCCGCGGGTATGACCAGTGGTTTCTTCCAAACCTCGGACCGAAGTTCACCTTTCAGGGCCTGGACGCATTGAGGAAGCAAGCGCAAAAGCAGTACAAGCTGGCCAAGGGAATGCGCGTCCGTTGGCATGTTGCGGAACCCCGCATGGTTACCGTTTTCAAGAAGCTGTTCATTGAATGGAACGTCGCGGAGATTGAGGTGGTCTACACCGTACCGCTCGATTGA
- a CDS encoding LysE family translocator → MLDLTTSMLFLAATLALNVTPGPDMLYVVARSVSEGRKAGIVSALGIAAGCLVHTFAIAAGLSGLLMAVPLAFEVVKLTGAAYLLYLGVRALLSRDTTLTAPTVERARLWAIFRQGVVTNVLNPKVALFFLAFLPQFVDPMRGPVSAQLVLLGFLFNASGTLVNTVVALVSSGAGQWTKRHVGSSTLFKRATGLVFVGLGLRLALLERK, encoded by the coding sequence ATGCTCGACCTGACGACCTCGATGCTCTTCCTGGCCGCGACGCTCGCGCTCAACGTGACGCCCGGCCCCGACATGCTCTACGTGGTGGCCCGTAGCGTGAGCGAGGGCCGCAAGGCGGGCATCGTCTCGGCGCTGGGCATCGCGGCCGGATGCCTCGTGCACACCTTCGCCATCGCCGCGGGGCTCTCCGGACTGCTCATGGCCGTGCCGCTCGCCTTCGAGGTGGTGAAGCTCACGGGCGCGGCCTACCTGCTCTACCTCGGCGTGCGCGCGCTCCTCAGCCGCGACACCACGCTGACCGCGCCCACCGTCGAGCGCGCCCGCCTGTGGGCCATCTTCCGCCAGGGCGTCGTCACCAACGTGCTCAACCCCAAGGTGGCCCTGTTCTTCCTCGCCTTCCTTCCTCAATTCGTGGACCCGATGCGCGGCCCCGTGTCGGCGCAGCTCGTCCTGCTCGGGTTCCTCTTCAATGCCTCCGGCACGCTGGTGAACACGGTGGTGGCGCTCGTGTCGAGCGGGGCCGGTCAGTGGACGAAGCGCCACGTGGGCTCGTCCACCCTCTTCAAGCGCGCCACGGGGCTGGTGTTCGTGGGGCTCGGGCTGCGGCTCGCCCTGCTCGAGCGGAAGTAG
- a CDS encoding leucine-rich repeat domain-containing protein gives MTSPDDLEALVQNKESGTGPALSLRGRGLAVLSESIGALTGLHELDVTGNQLTSLPESIGRLTRLTRLLADDNQLASLPESLGQLTGLEQLFVDGNQLTSLPPAIERLARLERLDARGNRLTAVPESLCRLRGLEDLRLGRNRLTSVPESLWHLTALETLDLSENQLTSLSDGIGALSKLRMLDLGHNALTHLPESLGKLTGLSGYLYLSDNRLTSLPASLGKLKALRYLNATDNALRALPETLGGMEALAELRLYNNQLAVLPESLGQLANLKELHLKNNALVSLPGSIGRLTRLRKLSLENNRLTSLPESIGGLTRLSELDLRNNRLGALPESLGGLTHLAYLDLRGNLLRSLPSSIGELPNLEKLDLRWNKLSSPPGWLERLERRGCTVYL, from the coding sequence ATGACGAGCCCAGACGACCTCGAGGCCTTGGTTCAGAATAAGGAGAGCGGCACCGGACCCGCCTTGTCGCTCCGGGGCCGCGGTCTGGCGGTCCTTTCCGAATCCATAGGTGCGCTCACCGGGCTTCATGAGCTCGACGTGACGGGAAACCAGCTCACCTCCCTCCCGGAGAGCATCGGCCGCTTGACGCGCCTCACGCGGCTCCTGGCCGACGACAATCAGCTCGCGTCGCTCCCCGAGTCGCTTGGCCAATTGACCGGGCTCGAGCAGCTCTTCGTGGACGGCAATCAGCTCACCTCCCTTCCCCCGGCCATCGAGCGGCTGGCGCGCCTCGAGCGGTTGGACGCGCGTGGCAACCGGCTCACGGCCGTTCCAGAGAGTCTCTGCCGTCTGCGTGGGCTCGAGGACCTGCGTCTGGGAAGGAACCGCCTGACGTCGGTGCCCGAGTCGCTCTGGCACCTGACAGCGCTCGAGACGCTGGATCTCTCGGAGAACCAGCTCACGTCCCTGTCCGACGGCATCGGGGCGCTGTCGAAGCTACGAATGCTGGACCTGGGTCACAATGCGTTGACCCACCTGCCCGAGTCGCTTGGCAAGCTGACCGGTCTCTCGGGTTACCTCTACCTCAGCGACAACCGGTTGACGTCCCTGCCCGCGTCACTCGGGAAGCTGAAGGCGCTGCGGTATCTCAACGCCACGGACAACGCGCTGCGGGCCCTCCCCGAAACCCTGGGCGGGATGGAGGCGCTCGCGGAGCTCCGCTTGTACAACAACCAGTTGGCGGTGCTCCCCGAATCGCTGGGCCAGCTGGCGAACCTCAAGGAGCTCCACCTGAAGAACAACGCATTGGTCTCGCTCCCCGGGTCCATCGGCCGGCTGACGCGTCTCAGGAAGCTCAGCCTGGAGAACAACCGATTGACGTCCCTCCCGGAGTCGATCGGCGGCCTCACCCGCCTCTCGGAGCTCGACTTGAGGAACAACAGGCTGGGTGCGCTCCCCGAGTCGCTGGGCGGGTTGACCCACCTCGCGTACCTCGACCTGAGGGGCAACCTGCTGCGTTCCCTCCCCTCGAGCATCGGAGAGCTCCCGAACCTCGAGAAGCTGGATCTGCGGTGGAACAAGCTGTCGTCGCCACCCGGGTGGCTCGAGCGGCTTGAGCGGCGCGGATGTACGGTGTACCTGTGA